Proteins encoded by one window of Lacipirellulaceae bacterium:
- a CDS encoding autotransporter-associated beta strand repeat-containing protein, whose product MYHSQGTKFVFLSAVILVLLGMARPAWALTYTWTGDATGNDWDEVDFGFPGTSNWSGGPAGTFPDSNDVAVFNTGGVGPINVQLNGSRTIISATFSGSSSVTLSESQLRLSSGDLTVNGTSANYNINSSVLLLTSAQWNIVNAPARLTVSGPISGSTSLSKTGSGRLRLTGNNTYTGTTSVTGGILEIGSGGTTGSIDGNLSNNATVTINRSNPYLFSGVISGNGTLNKQGAGSLTLLANNSFSGTTVLTGGTLNIGNGGGSGSINSNIVNNTSVTFNRSTSSTYGRTISGSGTVTKLGSGTLTLTGNNTYGGTTIVSAGTLKIGDGSTGSITGNVNNLSDVIFDRDNNVTYGGNISGTGAVEKQGSGTLTLTGNHTYSGGTTITDGTLQIGNGGSTGAVSGNILNNGNLRYSRSSSISNGGQISGSGTVTQAGSGTLTLTGNNTYSGSNDLLSGLVSFSGLGNLGLSSAEIRALGGDLRYTGSNQLASSRAFEVTNDFDFEISNPSAEYILAGTLSGTGVLTKSGLGTLTLNGNDVDGNNKVIEQGTLQITGQGTTGGNIENNATLDFDLVNPVTFAGVISGTGNLEKNGTERLTLSATNTYTGATAINAGTVEIADDTSLGAGGTVTLEDSTTLKVTGSSTAARGFLLTGSTGTFDIDSGQAYTVNGDLGGTGQLIKSGDGTLVLNGNNDYAGGTLVSAGLLALNDSASGGEGPLDIQGGEVSVTGNMSIGVAGVISPSSVTIASGASLTTSALSQTNIGALGSVSLTGGTIDSERVNLQFGGQLSGNGSVNARVLAATGSTIMATGSLALGDATSNSGFYSNGDVQIQSGATTLHDANDAVFDSGANVTLGNGSGGSANLIANNGLTLDFGGNVSGFGTIDTPDNSATPVINNGNITGNSLAEPITLTGFVKGVGTCDNCNITGTDSPGFSPATVNRGSVSYNGTLEIELGGTGQGEFDRLEHILGAGIADLGGTLEVSLLGGFTPVAGDTFEIITATSVQDVFAVENFPTLAGLEWNVLYGSNNVVLEVLAALAADTEPDGDVDGADFLTLQRTDPSLIPSWQTEYGTTASLASSQNVPEPSALLLLISSLYSFSCLRRSARF is encoded by the coding sequence ATGTACCATTCTCAAGGGACGAAGTTCGTCTTCTTATCAGCCGTCATTCTCGTTCTTCTGGGAATGGCTCGTCCGGCTTGGGCCCTAACGTATACCTGGACGGGCGACGCCACTGGTAACGACTGGGATGAAGTCGACTTCGGTTTCCCAGGTACGTCGAATTGGTCCGGCGGCCCGGCGGGTACTTTTCCGGATTCGAACGACGTTGCCGTGTTCAATACGGGTGGCGTAGGGCCGATTAATGTTCAGCTCAATGGAAGTCGCACGATCATCTCGGCGACCTTTAGCGGCTCGTCGTCGGTGACGTTGTCCGAGTCGCAACTGCGGCTCTCCAGTGGCGATTTGACGGTCAATGGCACGTCGGCCAATTACAACATCAACAGCAGCGTGCTTTTGCTGACTAGTGCGCAGTGGAATATCGTCAATGCTCCGGCACGGTTGACGGTCTCTGGACCAATTTCCGGATCAACGTCGCTCAGCAAAACAGGGAGCGGTCGGTTGCGACTGACCGGAAACAATACTTACACCGGGACGACTTCAGTCACTGGTGGCATTCTAGAAATCGGATCAGGTGGGACGACTGGCTCGATCGATGGCAATCTTTCTAATAACGCCACAGTCACCATCAACCGTTCCAATCCTTATCTCTTTAGCGGCGTCATCAGCGGCAATGGCACGCTCAATAAGCAAGGGGCCGGGTCGTTGACGCTGTTGGCCAATAACTCCTTTAGTGGAACCACAGTCTTGACTGGCGGAACTTTGAACATTGGTAACGGCGGCGGTAGCGGATCGATCAATAGCAATATCGTCAACAACACGAGTGTGACTTTTAACCGCAGTACAAGCTCTACCTATGGCAGAACGATCAGCGGTAGCGGCACCGTGACGAAGCTGGGCAGTGGAACGCTTACGTTGACAGGAAACAACACCTACGGTGGGACAACGATTGTCTCCGCGGGAACCTTGAAGATTGGCGATGGGTCGACCGGTTCAATCACTGGCAACGTGAACAACTTATCTGATGTGATTTTCGACCGCGACAACAACGTAACCTACGGGGGCAATATCTCGGGGACTGGCGCCGTCGAGAAGCAAGGAAGCGGCACGCTTACGCTTACTGGGAACCACACCTACAGCGGCGGAACAACGATCACCGACGGAACTTTGCAGATTGGCAACGGCGGATCGACAGGGGCAGTCAGCGGCAACATCCTCAATAACGGAAACCTAAGGTACAGTCGCTCTAGCTCGATAAGCAACGGTGGGCAAATCAGCGGAAGCGGGACGGTCACCCAAGCAGGCAGCGGAACACTTACGCTCACGGGAAACAATACCTACTCCGGTTCGAACGATCTTCTCAGCGGTCTTGTTTCTTTCTCTGGACTTGGAAATCTCGGGCTCTCGTCCGCAGAGATTCGAGCCCTCGGAGGCGATCTTCGATACACCGGCAGCAACCAGCTTGCCAGCAGCCGCGCGTTTGAAGTGACCAACGATTTCGACTTCGAAATCTCCAATCCTAGTGCGGAATACATTCTCGCCGGGACGCTCTCCGGCACGGGTGTGCTGACCAAGTCGGGCCTAGGTACGCTCACGCTGAATGGCAATGATGTCGACGGGAATAACAAAGTGATTGAGCAGGGGACTTTGCAGATCACCGGGCAAGGGACTACTGGGGGAAACATCGAGAACAACGCCACGCTCGATTTCGACCTCGTCAATCCCGTCACGTTCGCGGGCGTCATTAGCGGTACCGGGAATCTTGAGAAGAACGGAACGGAGCGGCTGACGCTCTCAGCAACGAACACTTATACGGGTGCAACCGCGATCAATGCGGGGACCGTGGAGATTGCCGATGACACTAGCTTAGGCGCAGGAGGAACTGTGACCCTGGAAGACTCAACGACACTCAAGGTCACCGGCAGTTCGACAGCGGCACGCGGATTCTTGTTAACGGGCTCAACAGGCACCTTTGACATCGACTCCGGTCAAGCTTACACCGTCAACGGCGATCTAGGCGGCACGGGCCAACTCATCAAGAGTGGCGACGGAACACTCGTCCTCAACGGCAACAACGACTACGCGGGCGGAACGCTCGTCAGCGCTGGACTGCTTGCCTTGAACGATTCGGCCTCCGGTGGCGAGGGGCCGCTTGATATTCAAGGCGGCGAAGTGAGCGTCACCGGTAACATGTCGATTGGCGTAGCGGGTGTTATTTCACCAAGCAGTGTGACGATTGCCTCTGGGGCTTCGTTGACAACCTCGGCACTGAGCCAAACCAACATCGGCGCGCTGGGCTCGGTGAGTCTCACCGGCGGAACGATTGATTCGGAGCGTGTGAATCTTCAATTCGGCGGACAACTTTCGGGCAATGGTTCAGTGAACGCTCGCGTCTTGGCTGCTACCGGCTCAACGATTATGGCTACCGGCTCCCTTGCACTCGGCGATGCGACTTCTAACTCAGGCTTTTACTCCAACGGCGATGTGCAGATTCAATCCGGCGCGACGACGCTGCACGATGCCAACGACGCGGTGTTCGATTCGGGCGCGAACGTGACGCTGGGTAACGGCAGCGGTGGATCGGCAAATCTAATTGCCAACAATGGCCTGACGCTGGACTTTGGCGGGAACGTCTCAGGCTTTGGCACCATCGACACGCCGGATAACTCGGCGACGCCAGTCATCAATAACGGCAACATCACGGGGAATTCATTGGCCGAGCCGATCACGCTCACCGGCTTCGTGAAAGGTGTCGGCACTTGCGATAACTGCAACATTACGGGGACCGACTCGCCCGGCTTTTCGCCCGCAACGGTCAACCGTGGCAGCGTTAGTTACAACGGCACACTAGAAATTGAACTCGGTGGCACCGGGCAGGGCGAGTTCGATCGCTTGGAACATATCCTCGGCGCAGGCATCGCCGACCTGGGCGGTACGTTGGAGGTTTCGCTACTTGGCGGCTTCACACCGGTAGCGGGCGACACCTTCGAAATCATCACGGCCACCAGCGTGCAAGATGTGTTTGCTGTGGAGAACTTTCCCACGCTTGCAGGTCTGGAGTGGAACGTCCTCTACGGGTCGAACAACGTCGTGCTGGAAGTCCTCGCGGCACTGGCTGCCGACACCGAGCCGGACGGCGATGTTGACGGGGCGGACTTCTTGACGCTGCAACGTACCGATCCGTCGTTGATACCCAGTTGGCAAACAGAATACGGAACAACGGCCTCGCTGGCGAGTTCGCAAAACGTGCCGGAGCCGAGTGCTCTTCTACTCCTTATCAGCAGCCTTTATAGCTTTTCTTGCCTGCGGCGTTCTGCAAGGTTCTAA
- a CDS encoding pilus assembly protein → MFQTSHQPPQRRAVAATEFAVVLPLIVMLVLGAVEAARAVIVSHALQEAANAGCRVYSVEGTTQANASAIINTAMSNAGLTNHTIVFNPSSKAAVDVPLEPITVTVTIPYSQVAWLPPNFLSGATLQGRCVMPADIDRSDGGDTNGYFDSDDDQENDGNLRHENRDSSGGGDDDD, encoded by the coding sequence ATGTTTCAAACTAGCCATCAACCACCCCAACGCCGCGCCGTGGCTGCCACGGAGTTTGCCGTGGTGTTGCCGCTGATCGTGATGCTTGTTTTGGGAGCTGTCGAAGCAGCTCGAGCCGTGATCGTGTCGCATGCCTTGCAAGAAGCCGCGAATGCCGGCTGTCGTGTGTACAGTGTCGAAGGCACCACGCAAGCGAACGCTTCGGCGATCATCAACACGGCGATGTCGAATGCGGGACTGACAAATCACACAATTGTCTTCAACCCGAGCTCGAAGGCCGCGGTCGACGTTCCCCTGGAACCGATCACGGTGACCGTGACCATCCCTTACTCCCAGGTCGCCTGGCTGCCGCCGAACTTCCTGTCAGGAGCAACCCTGCAAGGACGTTGCGTCATGCCCGCTGACATCGACCGAAGTGACGGCGGCGATACGAACGGCTATTTTGATTCCGACGACGACCAAGAAAACGATGGCAACCTACGGCACGAGAACAGAGACAGTTCGGGCGGCGGTGACGATGATGACTAG
- a CDS encoding VWA domain-containing protein, whose amino-acid sequence MLPPTFIDVLRDVGDNDRLGVMGYGAIISKYNPSSQGHGGVSYTLAPSSLYPSNDEWCGVLEAPLTYDLNYIRNNVLNSSTLLANKYNGWTPVGGALRDSAHYLSQNARSGVERVIILMSDGRANKPNGNGPGYALDMAYYAKGLNIKVYTISLGNGADEDLMQQIADVTGGEHFRAPGGSSGTLTTGLTDAFARIADAMKQTQLVQ is encoded by the coding sequence GTGCTGCCCCCCACCTTTATTGATGTGTTGCGGGATGTGGGCGACAACGACCGCTTAGGCGTGATGGGGTACGGCGCTATCATTAGCAAGTACAACCCCAGCTCCCAGGGGCATGGCGGCGTTTCGTATACGCTCGCCCCTTCCTCGTTGTATCCCTCGAACGACGAGTGGTGCGGCGTTCTCGAAGCTCCCCTTACCTACGACCTGAATTACATTCGGAACAATGTGTTGAATTCCAGTACGTTGTTGGCCAACAAATACAACGGCTGGACACCCGTCGGCGGTGCGCTACGAGATTCGGCCCACTACTTGAGCCAGAATGCACGAAGTGGTGTCGAGCGGGTTATCATCCTCATGAGCGACGGCCGCGCCAACAAACCCAACGGCAACGGACCGGGGTACGCCCTCGACATGGCTTACTATGCCAAGGGCTTGAACATTAAGGTCTACACGATCAGCCTAGGCAACGGCGCCGACGAAGATCTCATGCAGCAGATTGCCGACGTTACCGGTGGCGAGCATTTTCGCGCCCCCGGCGGTTCGTCGGGGACACTCACCACCGGGCTAACCGACGCTTTTGCTCGGATTGCCGATGCCATGAAGCAGACCCAGCTTGTGCAATAA
- a CDS encoding pilus assembly protein, whose amino-acid sequence MPTQPTIDRRDRRGATMLLVAFLLPVLIAMVAFSVEIGRIYLVRSQLQTAVDAGALAAGLQLREDPDDVDAALAAGLAFVQQNRAGAFVTVPEEAITIQAGNWSSATRSFTPGGSVPDAIQVSGTLDKEPLFFGKLMGLHTFAVPRSAIAIGSGNPMDIMMTLDLSGSMAAQGRIQALRSAAPHLY is encoded by the coding sequence ATGCCAACACAGCCAACAATTGATCGACGCGACCGACGTGGCGCCACCATGCTGCTTGTCGCGTTTTTGCTTCCCGTCTTGATCGCGATGGTCGCCTTCTCAGTGGAGATTGGCCGTATCTATCTGGTGCGTTCGCAATTGCAAACGGCCGTGGATGCGGGGGCTTTGGCTGCTGGGCTACAACTGCGCGAAGACCCCGACGATGTCGACGCAGCTCTGGCCGCGGGCCTCGCTTTTGTCCAGCAGAATCGCGCCGGGGCGTTTGTCACCGTCCCTGAAGAGGCGATCACGATCCAAGCAGGAAATTGGAGCTCAGCAACACGTTCCTTCACGCCAGGTGGTAGCGTGCCTGATGCTATCCAAGTGAGCGGGACGCTCGACAAAGAACCGTTGTTCTTTGGCAAGCTCATGGGACTGCACACCTTTGCCGTGCCGCGGTCGGCCATTGCCATTGGCAGCGGCAACCCGATGGACATTATGATGACGCTTGATCTCTCCGGTTCGATGGCGGCGCAGGGCCGAATCCAAGCGCTGCGTAGTGCTGCCCCCCACCTTTATTGA
- a CDS encoding TadE/TadG family type IV pilus assembly protein, protein MISVLKKRRSRRGATVVEFALVAPLLFLTLVTTIEVARALMTTHSMEEAARSGCRVALLRGATTSQVEQEVDTILRPVGISTYTVQLQPMNPASAPRWSPLTVTVTATFDDMSWLPLLSFFNGKTYTATCTLPKEYSTD, encoded by the coding sequence ATGATTAGCGTGTTGAAAAAGCGACGCAGCAGACGAGGGGCCACGGTCGTGGAGTTCGCCCTAGTCGCGCCGCTGTTGTTCCTAACGCTGGTTACCACCATCGAAGTTGCGCGGGCACTGATGACCACGCACAGCATGGAGGAAGCGGCCCGGTCAGGCTGCCGCGTCGCGCTGCTTCGCGGGGCGACGACCAGTCAGGTTGAGCAAGAAGTCGACACGATTCTCAGACCGGTCGGAATTTCCACCTACACAGTGCAGCTGCAACCCATGAACCCCGCCAGCGCACCTCGCTGGTCGCCGCTGACCGTTACCGTAACAGCCACGTTCGATGACATGAGTTGGTTACCGTTGCTGAGTTTCTTCAACGGCAAGACCTACACAGCGACCTGCACATTGCCAAAGGAATACTCGACCGATTAG
- a CDS encoding PEP-CTERM sorting domain-containing protein has translation MKRFLGVFALATAVIGTNISEATELFRDALESSVGWGVNSTGDTSATFGFDYSVSNLSIPEAPNTQVGDASTTGLLAQANIVSPAAGESFIAYPIGESFSGSYQLRFDAWINFDADNFYNNGAAGTTEFIGGGLGYNDTDNNVGSGAQIIATGEGGSGSDWRAFADGAFLSTGEMVAGTRNGFDPYYSDFLPSVSPPAGQAQTAPGDSIAGSPGFQWVTFEVNTANGKSAVFIEKPGGDRLHITTINRDGSRPYTSDGNIGLFYADFFSSVSSAPQMQFGLFDNVVVTQIPEPMTASLILVGLGLVAGCRRR, from the coding sequence ATGAAGCGATTTCTAGGGGTTTTTGCATTAGCCACTGCCGTAATTGGCACGAATATCTCTGAGGCGACCGAGCTATTCCGAGACGCGCTGGAAAGTAGCGTAGGTTGGGGGGTCAATTCAACCGGCGATACTTCAGCAACCTTTGGCTTCGACTACAGCGTTAGCAACCTTTCAATTCCTGAGGCACCGAACACCCAAGTTGGTGATGCGTCGACAACGGGACTCCTCGCCCAGGCTAACATTGTCTCGCCGGCGGCTGGTGAGAGCTTCATCGCGTATCCGATCGGTGAGAGCTTCTCGGGTAGCTATCAGCTCCGCTTCGACGCCTGGATCAACTTCGACGCCGACAACTTTTACAACAATGGTGCTGCAGGCACGACCGAGTTCATTGGTGGCGGTCTTGGCTACAACGACACCGATAATAACGTGGGGTCAGGTGCCCAGATCATCGCCACTGGCGAAGGTGGCTCGGGCAGCGATTGGCGGGCGTTCGCCGACGGAGCGTTCCTCTCGACCGGCGAGATGGTCGCTGGAACTAGAAATGGCTTCGATCCTTACTATTCAGATTTTCTTCCCTCGGTTTCGCCCCCTGCCGGCCAAGCCCAGACGGCTCCCGGCGATAGCATTGCTGGTTCCCCAGGCTTCCAGTGGGTCACGTTTGAGGTGAATACTGCTAACGGTAAATCGGCGGTCTTCATCGAGAAGCCAGGCGGAGACCGACTACACATTACAACCATCAATCGAGACGGCTCGCGTCCGTATACCTCGGATGGAAACATCGGCCTGTTCTATGCTGATTTCTTCTCATCGGTCAGCAGTGCACCCCAAATGCAGTTCGGTTTGTTCGACAACGTTGTGGTCACTCAGATCCCAGAGCCTATGACGGCTTCGCTGATCTTGGTTGGCTTGGGCTTAGTCGCCGGCTGCCGTCGCAGGTAA
- a CDS encoding DUF4166 domain-containing protein has protein sequence MTSIYQEVLGSDFERLHPQIQKRFGFSSADGIASIGTGIMDEVWHGRFYTLPFLYVGTWRRIMFPERGKNIPFTIRNYAYRDSFGRETVTWVRDFETKKPRRFDATMIYSQQRGKVVDYLGTHQHLAVDIDLSVDERGGLRLRSGEQRFYEGPIAFRFPMLFSGIANVCEWYDDELGKFCIDVHVSNKTWGPLFGYRGTFDVEWLSVEPDDVPEAVKPVREEQRE, from the coding sequence GTGACGTCCATTTACCAAGAAGTGCTTGGGTCTGACTTCGAGCGGCTCCATCCGCAGATTCAAAAACGTTTCGGCTTCTCAAGTGCTGACGGCATCGCCTCGATCGGCACCGGCATCATGGACGAAGTGTGGCACGGCCGCTTCTATACACTGCCGTTTCTTTACGTTGGAACTTGGCGGCGCATTATGTTCCCTGAGCGAGGAAAAAACATTCCGTTTACGATCAGGAACTATGCGTATCGTGACTCATTTGGCCGAGAGACTGTCACCTGGGTTCGTGATTTCGAGACAAAAAAGCCGAGACGGTTCGATGCGACGATGATTTACAGTCAGCAGAGAGGAAAGGTTGTTGATTACTTGGGAACGCATCAACACTTGGCCGTCGACATTGACCTGTCCGTTGACGAGCGTGGCGGCCTGCGATTGCGTTCAGGTGAGCAGCGCTTTTATGAGGGCCCGATCGCCTTTCGATTTCCCATGTTGTTCTCAGGCATAGCCAACGTTTGCGAATGGTACGACGACGAACTCGGAAAGTTCTGCATCGACGTCCATGTCTCGAACAAAACATGGGGGCCGCTTTTCGGATATCGAGGAACCTTCGATGTGGAATGGCTCTCGGTAGAACCGGACGACGTGCCGGAAGCGGTGAAGCCGGTCAGGGAAGAGCAACGCGAGTGA
- a CDS encoding DoxX-like family protein has product MGIYVETRVRGEMAELWERTQNPQQHVQWDLRFTDIEYLPHSDESQPQRFLYGTRLGFGLSIRGEGETVGQRDAPSGERTSSLKFWSNDPKSLIREGAGYWQYVPDGEAIRFLTAYDYQVRFGIVGRVFDKVLFRPLMGWATAWSFDCLRLWIERGIQPVSSIQRSLVHLVARWALAFVWVYQGLVPKILSHHADELEMVRQGGFSDSAALAVAQTVGWLEVGFGAVLLLAFHRAWPLISTIVLMVVATVGVALNSPHFLHAAFNPVSLNVLMVALAVIGLLSMKDLPRANRCLRKKQEEAQ; this is encoded by the coding sequence ATGGGCATCTATGTTGAAACGCGCGTTCGTGGAGAGATGGCCGAGCTTTGGGAGCGGACGCAAAACCCGCAGCAGCACGTTCAGTGGGACTTGCGATTTACTGACATTGAGTATCTTCCCCACTCTGATGAGAGTCAGCCGCAGAGATTCTTGTACGGCACCCGTCTTGGGTTCGGTCTTTCGATTCGGGGCGAGGGCGAAACGGTTGGGCAAAGGGACGCACCCAGCGGGGAGCGGACTTCTTCTTTGAAGTTTTGGTCGAATGATCCTAAGTCGCTGATTCGTGAAGGCGCAGGCTACTGGCAGTACGTCCCGGACGGCGAGGCGATCCGCTTTTTGACGGCTTATGATTATCAAGTTCGCTTTGGGATTGTGGGACGCGTTTTTGATAAGGTGTTGTTTCGTCCCCTCATGGGGTGGGCGACCGCGTGGAGCTTTGATTGTTTGCGGCTTTGGATAGAAAGGGGGATTCAGCCGGTCTCTTCGATTCAGCGTAGCCTCGTTCATTTGGTTGCTCGCTGGGCGTTGGCTTTTGTTTGGGTTTACCAGGGTCTTGTTCCGAAAATTCTCAGTCACCACGCGGATGAGTTGGAAATGGTACGGCAGGGAGGATTCTCTGATTCGGCAGCGCTCGCCGTTGCTCAAACGGTCGGCTGGTTGGAGGTGGGGTTTGGCGCCGTATTGCTGCTTGCGTTCCATCGTGCTTGGCCGTTGATAAGCACGATCGTGTTGATGGTCGTCGCCACGGTCGGCGTCGCCTTGAATTCGCCGCACTTTTTGCACGCCGCCTTTAATCCGGTGAGCCTCAACGTGCTGATGGTTGCCTTGGCGGTGATCGGCTTACTCTCGATGAAAGATTTGCCCCGGGCGAACCGGTGCCTGCGGAAAAAACAGGAGGAAGCGCAGTGA
- a CDS encoding radical SAM protein — MARPLPECFRTPPALDPNFVPAKIEPRTALLINPFYAKDPYASFGKHVLTPTLALTSIAAATPANWEVSYWDENLLQGPPPTEPFPAVVGITVHLTFAKRAYELARWFRERGSLVVFGGLHVLSCPEEVQPHCDVMVLGEGVSAWGQVLADFEQGTLKTKYHGSFRAPYHEDPPPRRDLLPKESFLTTASLNATRGCHSRCGFCYLATDGLHMPYQMRTPEQIVAEWQRDDQPYAVFTDNNLGSKPDYLRALCRALKPLQKIWSAAVSIDVADDPVTVREMALAGCTGVFVGFESLNDANIQDQGKRSPQTSDYARRVRLLHDHGIQVNGSFVLGFDHDGPEVFDRTIEWVEENRLECATFHILTPYPNTPLFRQLGSEGRLLHRDWELYDTAHVVFKPKNMSETQLIEGYQRCYDRLFSHASIWRRRPRTGEPWLLTWRWPICTSEAITCGTFLFSIG, encoded by the coding sequence ATGGCCCGTCCGCTGCCCGAGTGTTTCCGAACGCCGCCAGCTCTCGACCCGAATTTCGTTCCAGCAAAGATCGAACCTCGCACGGCGTTGCTTATCAACCCTTTCTACGCCAAAGATCCTTACGCAAGTTTTGGCAAGCACGTTCTTACGCCGACACTCGCGCTGACATCCATCGCGGCAGCGACGCCTGCGAATTGGGAGGTTTCCTATTGGGACGAAAACCTTCTGCAAGGGCCGCCGCCTACTGAGCCGTTTCCTGCTGTGGTGGGAATCACCGTTCATCTCACCTTCGCGAAACGGGCGTATGAACTTGCGCGTTGGTTTCGCGAGCGCGGTTCGCTGGTCGTGTTTGGCGGACTCCACGTGCTCTCTTGTCCTGAGGAAGTACAACCTCACTGCGATGTAATGGTTCTCGGCGAAGGAGTTTCTGCATGGGGGCAGGTATTGGCTGACTTTGAGCAAGGGACGCTCAAAACCAAGTATCACGGTTCGTTCCGTGCGCCTTATCATGAGGATCCTCCGCCGCGCCGCGATTTGCTTCCTAAGGAGTCGTTCCTGACAACAGCCAGCTTGAATGCGACACGCGGATGCCATAGCCGTTGTGGGTTCTGCTATCTGGCAACCGACGGGCTGCATATGCCCTATCAGATGCGCACGCCTGAGCAAATCGTCGCTGAATGGCAGAGGGACGATCAACCCTACGCTGTCTTTACGGATAACAATCTCGGTTCCAAGCCAGACTATTTGCGAGCCTTGTGTCGCGCACTCAAGCCACTGCAGAAGATCTGGAGCGCTGCTGTCTCGATCGACGTTGCTGACGATCCCGTAACCGTGCGAGAAATGGCGCTGGCGGGGTGCACGGGTGTGTTTGTGGGGTTTGAGTCGCTGAACGATGCGAACATTCAAGATCAGGGAAAACGTAGCCCGCAAACGAGCGACTATGCTCGCCGTGTCAGGTTGCTGCACGATCACGGAATCCAAGTGAACGGCAGCTTTGTTCTGGGCTTCGACCACGACGGTCCAGAGGTGTTTGACCGTACCATCGAGTGGGTCGAGGAGAACCGACTCGAATGTGCGACGTTTCATATTCTCACCCCCTATCCCAATACGCCACTCTTCCGACAACTTGGGTCCGAAGGGCGTCTGCTGCATAGGGATTGGGAGCTGTACGACACGGCTCATGTCGTGTTCAAGCCGAAGAATATGAGTGAAACGCAACTTATCGAGGGATACCAGAGGTGCTACGACCGGCTCTTCTCGCACGCTTCCATCTGGCGTCGCCGCCCGAGGACTGGCGAGCCGTGGCTTCTTACCTGGCGATGGCCTATCTGTACAAGCGAAGCAATTACCTGTGGCACTTTCTTATTCAGCATCGGCTGA